GTTCAATATTCTTTAATGGATGAAACTCCGTGTTTAGGACAAGGCCACAATTGTTAAGCTATGTTCCATGGAAGTTGTTGTATCACAAATATGCTAACATCGTTCGGGTAAGCTTCAAAACTTCATTTCGTGCATATCAACACATGCGAATTAGAATagctaaaccctaaaccctatacaTTATATTCAATTCTTTACGCAGAGTGATCCAGAGGCTCTTGCTGACCTACGAAAATTGGTTTGCAATTTAAGGACCAGCAAGAGTTGTACAACCCATTGTACCGACGAGCCACCGACTAGCAGCAACTCACCCGGGCCGACCATTCCATGATGGTTACCTTTTTCAGACTGCGCAAGGCAGTGAGTGGGGAACATACAATATACAATATCATAATTTCCCCacattattatttgtatttatatttaggaaaaatgtttaaataaaagaTTAGCCCTCAAATTGTATGACATGTTCTAATTGGACCTGTACATATTTTTGGCTAAAAAGCTATAGTTAAGTAGAAATAATAATATGTAGCTTGGCATCCCGGCCagagttttatttcattttattgctttaaagaaattaatttaatataaattagttAAATCAATTTGTTGACATTGCTGTAGATTTTGCTAACAAATTTGGCTTGTTTTCACGTGCGTGCAGGCacacaaaatatacatatattagttatctttaaattttgagtttatatCAAGACCTTTAAAACTAAGATAAAAGGCTGCTAACGTACTTAAGACTGAGAGAGTATTAATTTAAACCTAACTTAATTTATGGAATTGTAATTTCATAAATTCAAGAGCAGAGTGGGCAGATTTACGCCAATTCCAAAATTATTCCATTTCCAAATTGAcacctaagttttttttttatcccaatttggtacttaagtttgattttaatgttcaCGTTGTACTTGAGtgtttttaatttgatacttTAGTTTTTCTTTGGCCTATTTAAGAACTTAAGTTTAGTTCCAATGTTTAATTTGGCATCCGacctttatttttttatcctAATTAAGTACCATTGTTTTTTTTTACTAGAGTACATATGTCAAACGTTCATTAGGTTATTTGGTCTgggtatcaaattgaacattgaaggcaaactcaagtaccaaattgaatattgaaaccaaactcaagtaccaaaataGTTTATTAACTAATGCTAAATAATACATTTGTCACCATTAACAAAACAACAAAACTCAAGAAagatagaaaaataaactaagaaTACGAGTGTATGTGtgcgttttaaaaaaaaaaaagtacaactttcttgtttttattattttttgtttggttttttccTTGTACAACTCATACTAGGAAATGCAGTATTAGAAAAACTTTATTACTAGAACAATAAGGAGAATATCACCTAGAGTTTTAATATTTCTGTAACATCTCTCTTTAAGGAAATGGTTTCAGTTGCTGCGATTCCATCATTAACTCGACCAGTCCGCCAAAAGGAATGAAATCACTATGATGTTGGTGACGTTTTTGCTTCAAATCACCACCAATAATTAGCGACAATAAGTTTTTATGGCGAATTTTGTGGTGTTTTCAAAAACAATAGTATTCTATTCGTGACGTTCATAAGTGGCATAGTacgtaaaaaataaataattaaaataaaattttaatattaaattattaaattatattaataatttattatattattaaaataagtaattaaatatgtatgtttaatgatattgaacattataatatttgatataatAATATTAGACTTGATTCAAATTAATCTTTATAAAAAAAGAATATCTTTAGagtttttttcttcaaaaaatggCTTACACCTTTTAAAAGGATAAATCAATTTGCAggataaatgatttattttccattaaTTTGTAGTCATTTCTATTGTTCAAACTTTTTTTcaagaaataaacataaaaaaatacagCAAGACCCTAGAATAGTCATATTCATCTACTGGACCATGTTAGTCTCTAAGAAAATCATAAACTTCAAAGCTTTGTTGATAGATACATTGGTCACACCAATTTTGTAGTAAATGGATTTATATAACTGTTCATTATTCAGTTAATAACTTCAGCTTACCGTCCACTGTTATCCGACGGCCTTACTGAAAATGCTGTAACACAGGTCTGCAATGCTATGGCCCTTTTCCAGGTCCACTCTTCcactttcatttttgttttaatatgttAAGAATCTCAAAGGTGAGACTTTAGTTTAAAACCAGTAAAGTTTGTATTTGTAGATTATATTAAATTTCAGTTGTATGAAAATCTTAATGACAtcattctttgtatttttatagtGTGTAGCTTCTTCTTACACTGATATAAGGATTCCATTTATCAGAGGTAACTTcacttttgagtcatcaaattcaaTTATTGTTGGCTGCtctaattgaaataaatatatattttgtagcTACAATGCCATTGTATCTTTATACCTTCGTGAACACCATGGGCAATGAAAGGAGCTATGAATGTCTAAGGATTACCAGCTTAGGTGTGATTGGGTCCTTAGTAAAGGTAGTTTCCACTACAgtaaaacaggtttttagcggcgtttgaatgaaaaacgccgctaaagaacgagcattagcggcgcttttaaaaatgccgctaaagatcaagTATTAGCGACGCTTTTTTTTAAAACGCCGCTATATGATGCCGAAACACAACGCCGTGAGCCTTTAGTGGCTTTAGCGGTGCTTTTGAAAAAACGCCGTGCCGTCATTTTGTTTTGAGCTTTtagtggctttagcggcgttttttgaaaaacgccacaaaaaatgaaaaaaattaaaatactattatttaaaataattttaaagatttttggtatatgactaattgttttttaatttatatgttaaattttttcttatataattgtaaaagagatagtattaattttaaaatattgaattaattatcattatagtttagggtttacggTATTTGGTtaagggtttaatgtttatgagttactattttaaggtttatggattatgagtttagggattatggtttatggtttaagggttggggtttaagacttaggggttaggggttaggtgttaggtttttagggtttatagattatgtttatgatttagggtttagggggtaaggattaggggtttaaggcttaaattaattaatgctttgtaatttatatattaaataatttattatataattgtaaaagagataagattaattttaatatattaaaattatgattatagtttaaattataggTTAAGGTTTGGggtttatggtctatgatttatgatatagggttttgggtttaagggtttaggggttGGGGTTTAGGGGTAAATATAGTGAACAACTTAACTTgtgtatcttggatttttttataatataaatctaaataagataaatataaattattattttaaaaatatatatatcaaaatgggttaaatcctaaaagcataaattatgaacacaattattgatataacatcattttatatttatttattgcatacataaatatttatatttattcaatataaaaatatattgatgtatttattttttaaaacgtgtatgattaaatcaaaattaaagtttcagctatacatttaaaccacaattagaatttcacgtctacaattacacattaaaccaaaattcatatataattctgagatatatctctatcaaaatttaggtttatacatataattaaatatagtttaaattatttaagagataatgataaagtttatatatattaaaacaaaataaaaaatttttaacagagtaaaaagatggaaaaatgacttttgtggcgtttttattaaaaatgccgcaaaaagtaagcaatagtggcattttttataaaaaaacgccacaaaatttttTACACAAAACAGTGCCGTCTTTTTACCCAAAATGCATTAGACTTTTTCGTTCCCCCTTCCCCCCGAAATCCCAAAATTTGacaagaaatctttcttttttccctCCTTTCTTTTCCCAAAATCAGTTCCCTCCCCCATCCCCGAAGAAATCCTAAAATTTCACTtgaaatttcttctctttttttccccattttatttttcccaaaccaTTTCTCCCCTACCCCGATTCCCTTTATTTTTTCCCCCAATTTCCTCAAATCAGCAGCCCTCTGCATCTCCGTCGGTAGCCCGCTACTATATCTCTGTCGACATCTGCTGTCGGTAGCCCTCTCTCTCTTTGTTTACTATCACTGTTTTTACTTGTAATTTTCATATTAATAACTATCTCTTCAAATgggttttcttttcaatttatatgCCATCGGGAATAGACCTCTTTAGTCTTCGAAAACACTTTCCCTGATCGTTAATTTTACTACAGTTGACAGTGTTCTAAGGGTTCAGACTCGAGAGTGTGCTATTGGTATGCTTGAAAAAGCTATAAAGTAATTTCACTTGTTCAGTTCTCCTTGTGCTCAGAGATAAATCGATTCttgtttttttgaattttgcaatttgagaaaacaaatactcttgtTCTTCCCTCTGTTGTTTGCTCCCTCTTGAATATTCACTGAAATTCCAAAAATCCcatattgtttttgttttgtttttgaggTTCAAACGTCTCAAAACTCTAAAAAGGAATCACACATACCTATGGAGGAATTCAAGACGATCAAGAAGAAAATGTGGATGTTTTCTCTTTAGTCTTTCTTTTTGTTTGAAAAAACGATCTCCCCAGAATTTTTCACTTGCGTTATGGAAGCTATCATCGAAACAATCATAGCACTGATCATCGGAAACAACAAGAAAGTCGCTAaccatcaaaactttgttcttcaaAAGCTATCTTTCTGGTTCGCTCCCACCACACGTCCACCTGGTCTACTCTCTTTCACTTCTGGTTCCCAAAGACAAACTCTCATACAACTTCGTTtagctttctttttatttttgtgtgtgtttttatATGGCTGCTTACTATTTCAACGGCAACATTTTTTTATCTGGGAATTGTTATTCTGGTTTCCTCGATCCCTTTTCCTGTGATTTGGGTCCATGCAATGGGATTTCACAGTCCTTAGTTTTGGATAATGAGAAACGTGAGCTGGTGGTGAAGTCGCCGGTGAAGGTTGGGAAGAAAAGCATGGCGGAAGAGAAAGTTATAGCAGCTTTAAAGAGTCATAGCGAAGCTGAGAGAAGGAGAGAAAGGATTAATGCTCACCTGGACACCCTCCGTACTCTCTTGCCATACAGAGAAAAGGTTCTTCTTACAACCTTCTTTATATATGTTAGATGGATAATATAGttcatttaaattatttgctTATATTATGTGCCTGCTAGGATTCTTTGAGTCTTAAAACTTGTTGTTTAACAGTGATCATTAGATGTAATTACCAGGTTGTCCAGGTAGAGTATAAGGTAGAATATGAAGGGTAGCTATGAACTTGAAAGGATCTTTGTCGACCGTAAAATGAATATTtggatattttaattataacaaaaaaaatttgttgTGAGGTCATTTGCTGCATCAATTTTGCACTTGGAAGGTCAACTCTGAATTTCATAAATGCTGGAGTCAACTAAGGGGATGCATCATTCTTTTTAGCAGATGTTTTACAATTTGACAATTACGAGATTAAGGTTTATTTAGGATCCCAGTTTCAGACCTTCAGTTCTAGATAATGGCCTGCCTTTGAAGCTGTAACTGCTTCCATTGGTGGAGATATTATTTGCAAAATTTATAGGAGAAGTTTTTATACAGTGTGTGATTTGAGAAATGCACTGCAAGGTATTGATTTTATTTCTTCCTCTGATGATGAAATCTGTGCAAAATGGTTAGGAATAAAAGTGGTTCAACAGGGGAAAACTCTTGTGATTTTGCTCTTGCTTACTACTTGGTATCACTCATTTCCACATTTCACCTTGTGTATATTTTAGCATTTATCTTTCCTGTCTTCTAATCTGCGCCACCTTTCCTATCCTTCACCCACTCCACACGACATACATATAACCCCCTTCTCTCTCTGTTCAATTGTAGTGCGGATGGTTCATCTTTTATCGTTTActctctctttgttttcttttgaaGAGATTTTTAAGCTATTTATCTTTTCTCTTGATAATAAGCTCTAACGGCAGGAAAAACAAAAGGAGGGATCTTTTGAAGTGGAAAAAAAGAGAATAAGATCAAATTAACAtctttgttggttttttttttactttttatttatttgggttTGGGATATGAATTGTGAGTTTTTGGTTTGTTCTTCACAAGGATCTGTTTTAAgcttttgggttttgtttttgagtGTTTAGAGAAAGAGAAATGGCTGGAAGTAATGAAATTAACCTCAACGAGTGCAAGGTACaatattttctcctttttttccaTTTACTCATTGTGTATATTCTTTCTAGAATTGGGTTGTcaaagttgagttctataatGAATTCTTCATATATTTTTGGGGTTGTTTTGGTTAATTAAGCTGAGTTTTAGCTTATTTTTTTGTTAGAGTTGATGGTCTTATcaatcttatttattaaactttttTCCATATTTGAATATCTAGGGTTATGGGTTGTGGAAAGTTGATTCTTTTGCTGTTTTGGGGGTATGGAGCAGTTTAGTTTGATTTTTAAGCTTTAAcgtctgtcgaaaccattttttaaaggggaAGTTTGAAAAAAGGGgttcgactttttgaaaaatgaaaatgggagtcgccaccaacctttttaggtgtgattggatcacctttataaaatattttggtctacgaaattcaagaaaataggttcgggagtcggttacgcacaaggaagaattagcacccttataacgtccaaaattggtaacgaattgattatttattgtcctaatgtcgaaaatttgaaaagattttaaaatttgaacaatttaaagttgaaacttgagattcctttgttccgaaagtatacaaacatcacatccagtatgTTAGGACAATGTTTTAAATCCTCGTAACTAAATTTATcttatgattttgaaaatttattaaaaaggatatttggttatttagtcaaacgaaaaaATCGCAACCTAgtatgttagggcactattttccgaatttctaaacaccaaacattgccttatttaaaaaaaaactttttcaattaaatgaaatatattatttaaaaataatgaataatatagaatttaataaaaaaataatttgatataatactaaaattattaaaaaataaaatataaaagagaattaaaaaatcaaagagatagggattaaataaaaaaggttgaaaacgaagatgaacaaagaataaataagaacaaactGTAGAAAATAaaaacgcaagagggagagaaatttgagtgaatgctctcaagaattcttattgcttcccacaACTCCAGtcatttacaatgaagggagaggcctttatttataattaagcctccccaaatccaacgatacagatcaattacatcaatggttaagattaaaggatatttacaaattaaatctccaagagtgcat
The Gossypium hirsutum isolate 1008001.06 chromosome A07, Gossypium_hirsutum_v2.1, whole genome shotgun sequence genome window above contains:
- the LOC107955646 gene encoding agamous-like MADS-box protein AGL8 homolog translates to MAAYYFNGNIFLSGNCYSGFLDPFSCDLGPCNGISQSLVLDNEKRELVVKSPVKVGKKSMAEEKVIAALKSHSEAERRRERINAHLDTLRTLLPYREKGNWIWEHAKLKARMQTLQRNLRHYEGEDI